A genomic region of Hippoglossus hippoglossus isolate fHipHip1 chromosome 8, fHipHip1.pri, whole genome shotgun sequence contains the following coding sequences:
- the LOC117765997 gene encoding E3 ubiquitin-protein ligase CHIP-like has product MGKQSKEAAAAGSSRADKMSESPEQSVCVSAQELKEQGNRLFLSRKYPEAAACYSCAITHSPSVPAFYTNRALCYVKLQQYDKALSDCRHALELDSQSVKAHFFMGQCHLETESYDEAIGHLQKAYNLAKEQRLNFGDDIPGALRLAKKKRWSSLEERRIHQESELHAYLTELIVAEKHRELEGCRRTQEDKTDNGQTQHGLNEIHTKHDKYLSDLEELFCQVDEKRKKREIPDFLCGKISFELMREPCITPSGVTYDRKDIEEHLQRVGHFDPVTRNPLTQDQLIPNLAMKEVIDAFILENGWVEDY; this is encoded by the exons ATGGGGAAGCAGAGTAAggaggcagctgctgctggatcGAGCCGAGCGGACAAGATGTCCGAGAGTCCagagcaaagtgtgtgtgtgtcggctcaggagctgaaggagcaggGGAACCGACTGTTTCTGAGCCGCAAGTACCCGGAGGCTGCTGCCTGCTACAGCTGCGCTATA ACCCACAGTCCCTCGGTCCCAGCGTTCTACACCAACAGAGCTCTGTGCTacgtgaagctgcagcagtacGACAAAGCTCTGAGCGACTGCAGACACGCTCTGGAGCTGGACAGCCAGTCGGTCAAAGCTCATTTCTTCATGGGCCAGTGTCACCTGGAGACGGAGAGCTATGACGAGGCCATCGGCCACCTGCAGAAAG CGTATAACCTGGCAAAAGAGCAGCGCCTGAACTTTGGTGACGACATCCCCGGCGCTCTGCGGTTAGCTAAGAAGAAACGCTGGAGCagcctggaggagaggaggatccACCAGGAGAGCGAGCTGCACGCCTACCTCACCGAGCTCATCGTCGCTGAGAAACACAG AGAGCTGGAGGGCTGCAGGCGGACGCAGGAGGACAAGACTGACAACGGCCAAACTCAACACGGTCTCAACGAGATCCACACGAAACAC GACAAATATCTGTCAGACCTGGAGGAGCTCTTCTGTCAAGTAGACGAGAAGAGGAAG AAGCGAGAGATCCCAGACTTCCTGTGTGGAAAGATCAGCTTTGAGTTGATGAGGGAGCCGTGCATCACGCCCAGCGGCGTCACGTACGACCGGAAAGACATCGAGGAGCATCTGCag CGAGTTGGACACTTTGACCCGGTGACACGAAATCCACTGACACAGGATCAGCTGATCCCCAACCTGGCCATGAAGGAAGTCAtcgatgcttttattttggagaatGGATGGGTGGAGGACTACTGA